The Streptomyces sp. R28 region CACTTCTCGACGTCCGGGAGGTCGCTGCGCTGCGTCAGGATGGCTCGCACCCCCGCGTCGCGGGCGATCGCGGCGAGCCTGCGGCGCTCGTGCCGGTAGCGGCCCGGCAGCGGGGCCGGCACGGCGATGACGCCGGCGTAGACACAGGCGGAGAACGCGGTGGTGAATTCGATTCCCGGGGAGTAGAGGAGCAGCACCCGGTCCCCTGGAGAGAGGCGCTCCTGGAGCCAGGAGGCAATACGCCGGGAATGCACATCGAGTTGTGCGCGGTCGCGCACCGTACGTCTGATTTCGCTGAAGTCCGAAACGAATGTCACGGCAGGCTGCTGCGGATTACGCGCTGCCTGTTCCCTCAGCGTCGTGAGTAATTCTCGCACGACAAAAACGTACGTGATCTTGATTCCCGAACCAGTAGTGAAACGTTAAAACAACCTTCAAGTAACACCATCGAACGCACAAGAAACCTTGAACGTTCCATGATCGACTTCGATCATCGGCGGGCGTAGAACGGATCTGTGCATACCCCAATCGCGTCGGCCATCGCCGTACAGGGACTACGCAAGAGATTCAAGGGAAGTCACGCCTTACGCGGCGTCGACCTACAGGTGAGCCCGGGCGAGGTCCTGGGCCTCCTGGGTCCGAACGGAGCTGGAAAAACCACGCTGGTAAAGATTCTGACGACCCTCCTCAAGCCGGATTCCGGCCACGCATTCGTGAATGGCTGGAATGTGACGGCCGAACCGGAAAAGGTCCGCTCCACGATCGGAATGGCTGGCCAGTATTCGACGATCGACGGCATGCTGACCGGCTTCGAGAACCTCCATCTCCTCGCGAAACTGCGCGGAGTGGGCCGCCGTACGGCCCGCCGCACCGCCGATGACCTGCTGTCCCGGTTCCGGCTCTCCGCCGTCGCGGGACGCCCGGCGAACACCTACTCCGGCGGTATGCGCCGGCGGCTGGATCTGGCCGCCGCCCTCGTCGGCTCACCGCCCCTGGTCGTGCTGGACGAGCCCACCACGGGACTCGACCCCGAGAGCAGACTCGACACCTGGGACGCGGTCGGCGAACTCGTCGCCGGCGGCACCACGATCCTGCTGACGACCCAGTACCTGGAGGAGGCGGACCGCCTCGCCGACCGGATCACGGTGATCGACCGGGGCCAGGTGGTGGCCGAGGGCACCAGCGACGAGCTGAAAGCTGCCGCCGGAAACCGGATCGTGGTGTGTGTCGCCGAGGACCACCAGCTCGACGCGGCCGCGCGGGCCGCCGCACAGGCCACCGGCGCGGCCCCGACGGTTGACCGGCGCGCCCGGCGCGTGGAGGCGGCCGCCGCCGACGGCCCGGCCGCACTGGGCCGCGCCCTCACCGCACTGGAGGACGAAGGGGTCGACGTACTGGAGATCGGGCTCAGCCGCAGCACCCTGGACGACGTGTTCCTCGGCCTGACCAGCCGCGCCCGGCAGAAGGCGGCGTGATGAGCACGCCCACGGACGTCCACAGGACCGGCTCCCCGCACCATGGCGCACCCGGCACCGGCCTCCCCCCGACCGCGATCCCGACCCGCGCCCGGCGCAACCCCGCGCTCCGTGTCGTCGCCCAGAGCGCGGACCTCGCCCTGCGCAACCTGCTGCACCTGCGGCGCACGCCCGGGCTGCTCATCTCCTGCCTGGTGGAGCCGGTGGTCTACGCCATGCTCATCGGGTACGTCTTCGGCAACAGCCTGGGCGGCACGGCCTACCGCGAGTACATGGTGGCCGGACTGATCGCCCAGACCGTGGCCTTCACCACCACCTTCACCACGGTCGGGCTCTCCCGGGACCTCGACCAGGGCATGGTCGACCGCTTCCGCACCCTGCCGATCTCCCGCGTGGCCCTGCTGCTCGGCCGCACCACCTCCGACCTCACCACCTGCGTGGCGAGTGTCGCCGTCACCACCGTGTGCGGGCTGCTGATGGGTTGGCGCCCGCACACCGGACCGGTCGAGGTGGCCGCCGGGGTCCTGCTGGTGCTCCTGTTCTCCTTCGCGATGTCGTGGATCGGCGTGTTCGTCGCCCTCATCACCCCGAACGCCCAGGTGGCCGGCAGCCTCGGCATCATCTGGCTGTTCCCCGCCACGTTCATCTCCTCCGGCTTCGTCTCCGGCGCGACCCTGCCGGGACCGCTGTCCACCCTGGCGGCCTGGAACCCGATCACCTCACTGGCGAACGCCCTGCGCCGCTTCTTCGGCAACACTCCCCCGCCCGGCTTCCCCGTGCAGCGCGCCTGGCCCGCCCATCACCCCGCGCTGTACACCGTGGGCTGCTCGGTACTGGTCATCGCCGTCTTCATCACCCTGTCGACCTGGCGCTACCGCACCCGCACCAGCCGCTGACCTCGGCCGCGCACCCTCCCGACAGCCCCGCGCCCGGCCCGCAACCCGGCCCGCGCGCCCGCACAGGAGCACCCCATGACCGTCCCCACCCTGCGTCTCGGCCTCAACCTCGGCTACTGGGTCGGCGGCAACGACGCCTCCAACATCCCGCTCGCCTTCCTGGCCGAAAACCTCGGCTACTCGGCGGTGTGGGTGTCGGAGGCCTACGGATCCGACGCCGTCACCCTGCTGTCCTGGATCGCCGCCCGCACCTCCCGCATCGACGTCGGCAGCGCCGTCCTCCAGATCCCCGCCCGCTCGCCCGCCATGACGGCGATGACCGCCGCCACCCTCGACACCCTGTCCGGCGGACGGCTCAGGCTCGGGCTCGGCGTGTCCGGCCCCCAGGTCTCGGAGGGCTGGCACGGCGTCAGGTTCGCCTCGCCGCTGGGCCGTACCCGCGAATACGTCGACCTCGTGCGCCGGGCGCTGCGCCGCGAACCCCTCGCGTACGAAGGCAGCCACTTCACGCTTCCGCTGCCGGACGGCCCCGGCAAGCCACTCGCCCTCACCATCCGGCCACCGCGCGAGCGGATCCCGGTCTACCTCGCCGCCCTGGGGCCGAGGAACCTGGAACTGGCCGGGGAGATCGCCGACGGCTGGCTGCCGGTGTTCTTCTCCCCCGACCACGCCGCCCAGCAGCTGGCGCCGCTCAGGGCCGGCCTCGCGAAGTCGGGGCGCACCCTCGACGGATTCGACATCGCCCCCGGCGTCCCCCTGGTGACCGGCCCCGACTGGCGGGCCTGCGCCCGCCGGGTACGGGGGTACGCCGCGCTGTACCTCGGCGGCATGGGCGGACGGGCGGACAACCACTACACCCAGCTGGCCGAGCGCATGGGCTTCGGCCCCGAGGCCCGCGCCGTCCAGGAGAGGTTCCTCGCCGGTGACTACCCCGGCGCCATGGCCGCCGTACCGCTCGAATTCCTCGACGCCACCTCGCTGCTCGGGCCGCGGGAGCGGATCGCCGAGCGGATGACGGCATTCGCCGAGGCCGGCGCCACCACGCTCAACGTCATGCCGGTCGGCCCCGGCCTGCCCGGCCCGGACCGCGCCGCCACCGCGCTGCGCACCGCCGTCGAGGCGGCGGAACTCGCCGGCCTGCTGGCCTCCGGCCCCGTCCCGAACGCCCCCGCCTCTGACAGCCCGCGCCCACAAGGCCCGTTCAACTCGCAAGGAGACTCCCGCATCCATGACCACGCATGACACGACCAAGCTGATCTGCCTCCCGTACGCCGGGGCAGGCGCCTCCTTCTACCGTCCCTGGACGGCCCTGGCCGGGGACACGGTGGAGATCGTGCCCCTCCAACTGCCCGGCCGCGAGCGGCTGATCGACGAGGAGCCGTACCGGAACGTGCCCCAGGCCGTCGACGGCCTCCTGGCCGAACTGCGGGACAGGCTCGGTGCCGACGGCACCAAGGTGGCCCTCTTCGGGCACAGTCTCGGCGCGGTGCTCGCCTACGAACTCGCCCACCGGCTGGCCGCCGAGCCCGGCGTCGAGCTCGTCCACCTGTTCGTCAGCGGGTCACCGGAACCCGGCCGGGGCCGCGAGCGGCGCGCCACCGCCCTCACCGACGAGGACTTCCTCGCCCGGGTCGGCGAGTTCGCCGGCTACCACCATCCCGCCCTGGACGACCCGGAGATGCGCGAGATGATCCTGCCCGCCCTGCGTGCGGACGTCGAGATGCACGAGAACTACGTCCCCTCCACCGACCTCCCGCTGAACGCGCCCCTCACGGTGGTCCGGGGCGAGGACGACGACCTCGTCGACTACGACGACGCGGAGTCCTGGAGCAAGGTGGCCGGCCACGACTTCGAGCACGTCGAGGTCCCCGGCGGCCACATGTATCTCACCGACGCCGCGCCCGCACTGGTCCGGCTGATCGTCTCGACGGTGCTGTGACCCCCGTACCCGTCCGAACCCTCAAGGAGTTCCCGATGCGTCTGCACGGCAAGTCGGTCCTCGTCACCGGCGCCGCCCGCGGACTCGGCAGGGCCACCGCGCTCGCCTGTGCCGCCGAGGGCGCCGACCTGACCCTGCTGGACATCTGCGCCGATCTGCCCGGCGTGCCCTACCCCCTGGGCACGCCGGGGCAGTTGGAGCACACCGCCGCACTGTGCAGGGAAGCAGGCGCGGCCGTCCTCACCACCGTGGCCGACATCCGTGACATCCAGGCCGTACGGGAGGCGGTGACCCTGGCCGAGGACCGGTTCGGCCGGATCGACGTCGCCGTGAACAACGCGGGCATCGCCGCACCCTCGGGCAAGCCGGTGCACGAGATCGGCGAGGAGGAGTGGTCCCTGATGATCGACGTGGACCTCTCCGGTGCCTGGCGGGTGATCCGCGAGGTCGGCAAGGCGATGAGCGCCCGGCGCGCCGGAAGCATCGTCAACGTGGCCTCCACCGCGGGGCTCGTGGGCTACCGGCACTTCGCCGGATACGTCGCCGCCAAGCACGCCGTGGTCGGGCTGACCAAGGCGGCGGCGCTCGACTACGCGCCGACGAAGGTACGCGTGAACGCGGTCTGCCCCGGGTCGGTGCGCGACGACGCGCAGGCCGAGGGCCGGATGCTCGCCGAGATCGCGCGGGCGCTGGAGGTTCCGGTGCACGAGCACGAGAAGACCTTCGTCGAGGCGCAGCCGATGAACGCGCTGATCGAGCCCGAGGACGTCGCGGCCGCGGTGGTCTTCCTCGCGTCCGACGAGTCCCGGCAGATCACCGGCTCGGTGCTGACCGTGGACGGCGGATTCAGCATCCGCTGAGCTCGCGCACCGCATCCTTCGCCCCCCCGAGGCCATCCCTCCCCCCACCACCTCCGACGACACAACGGCAAGGAGTACCTCCCGTGTCAGCCCCCCTCCACCCCGCGGCCCACTGCCACGCGGTGCGCGTCCGCTCGGACCGTTCCCCGTACCCGACGGCCCCGCCGGGACTGTGGATCGAGGACGTGCCCGTGCCGGCGGCGGACCCGCTCGCCGAGCGCCGCCGCGCCGCCGAACTCGCCCGCCCGGCCGACGGACTGCGCAGGGTCCTGCTGCGCTACGCCGACGGGCCCTGCGATCTGATCCTGGTGGCCCCGCGCGACCAGTGGGACGGTACGGCCCTCGGACGGCTGGCGGCGGGCGAGTCCGCCGGCCCGGACCGAAGCCGTCCCGGCCCCGAGGCACCCGCATCCGCGTCCGCACCTGCTCCCGCCCCCTCGTGGGGCCTGGGCGACGACGGCCCCACCGTCCCCCACCTGTTCTCCCTGGCCGACGGGGGCCACGGGGGCGACGAGTCGAGCTGGCTCACGGCCCTCGCCGTCACCCTGCGCCGCTACGACCCCGAGACCACGCCGGTCGTCGGCACGGACCACGGCACCTTCACCGTGGCGGAAGCCCCGACGCTCGGTGAGCTGAAGCCCTCCCCCGCGGACGGTCCCGCGCTCGCCGGCCTGCTCTTCGGCGAGGCGGAGCTTCCCGGTGCGTATGTGCCCTGCCTCGCACCGCCGTTCCCGCTCACCCTGTCGGTCTTCCGGGACGCCGACGGCTGGCAGTTGCGCTGCGACCACCTCGGCAGCCACGTCTCCTCGGAGATCGCCGCACAGTTCGCCCGGCACCTCATACGGGTGCACCGGCACATCCTCAGCTCCCCCCGGACCGCGGTCGACGACGTCGACCTGCTGGACGACGCCGAGCGCGACCGTGTCGCGGCACTCGGCCGTCCGTCCCGCCACCTGGTCACCGCCCCGATGACGGTGCCCGAGGCGTTCGCGCGGATCGCGGCGGCGACACCCGACCGCATCGCCGTGACCGAGGGCGGCGCGGGCCTGACCTACCGCGAGCTCGACGACGAGCGGTCCACCCTGCTGGCGCACGGCCTGCGCCACCGCGGTGTCACGAACGGCGACCGGGTGGGCGTGTGTCTGGAGCGCACCGCCGAACTCGTCGTCACCCTGCTCGCGGTGCTGAAGGCCGGCGCGACCTACGTGCCCGTCGACCCCGCCTACCCGGCGGACCGCATCGCCCACACGGCGCGGGACGCGAGCCTGGGCGTGGTGATCACCCGGCTGGCCGGGTTCCCGGACGTCGCGGGCTGCCGGCCGATGACGCCGGACGAACTCCTCGCAACGGCCACGGAGTACGGCGAAGCCACCGGCCCGCGGACCTCCGTGGCCCCGGATGCCGCCGCCTACGTCATCTACACGTCCGGCTCCACCGGTCGCCCCAAGGGTGTCGAGGTACCGCACCGGAACGTGATCGCCCTGATCGACGCGACCCGCGACGAGTACGGGTTCGGGACCGACGACGTATGGACGTGGTTCCACTCCAGCGCCTTCGACTTCTCGGTGTGGGAGATCTGGGGCTGTCTGCTGACCGGCGGGCGGCTGGTCGTGGTGCCGTACTTCGTCTCCCGGGAACCCGACCGCTTCCGTGACCTCCTGGTGTCCGAGAACGTCACCGTGCTCAGCCAGACCCCGTCGGCCTTCGCGCAACTGCTGGACGTGGACCACACCCAGGTCGCGGTCCGGCTGGTCGTCTTCGGCGGCGAACCGCTCGACGTGCGCATGCTGTTGCCCTGGTTCGACCGACACCCCGAGTCGGTCTGCCGGCTGGTGAACATGTTCGGGATCACCGAGACGACGGTCCACGTGACCGAGCAGACCCTCACCCGGCGACTGGCACTCGCCGCCACCCGCTCCGTCGGGCGTGCCCTGCCCGGCTGGCACCTGTACGTGACGGACCCGGCGGGTCGGCTGCTGCCGCCCGGGGTGGCGGGCGAGATCTGCGTCGGCGGCGCCGGGGTCGCGCTCGGCTACCTCGGCCAGGAGGAACTGACCGCCAGGCGCTTCGTTCCCGACCCCTTCACCGACGGCACCATGTACCGCAGTGGCGACCTGGGACGCCTGCGCCCGGACGGCCGGCTCGAACACCTCGGGCGGATCGACAGCCAGGTCAAGATCCGCGGCTTCCGGATCGAGCTGGAGGAGATCCGCGCGGTCCTGCTGGAGGACCCGGACGTGCGGACGGCGGCCGTACTGGTCCGTCGCGACGACCCCGCCGACGCCGCCACGGCCAGGATCGACGCCTACGTGGTCCTGTCGTCCGGCGGCGACCCCGCCGCCGTCCGAAAACGAGCCGCGGGCACCCTGCCCGAGTACATGCTCCCCGCCACGGTCACCGCCCTGGACACCCTCCCGCTGACGGCCAACGGCAAACTCGACACGGCCCGGCTCCCCGCCCCAGCGGCACCCACCGCACCCGCCCGGGACACCGATCCGGTCACCGCCGGAGACGACCTCGCCGAACAGTTGCGGGACATCTGGAGCGAGGTGCTGGGCGTGCCGGTCGGCCTGGACGACGACTTCTT contains the following coding sequences:
- a CDS encoding ABC transporter ATP-binding protein, with the protein product MHTPIASAIAVQGLRKRFKGSHALRGVDLQVSPGEVLGLLGPNGAGKTTLVKILTTLLKPDSGHAFVNGWNVTAEPEKVRSTIGMAGQYSTIDGMLTGFENLHLLAKLRGVGRRTARRTADDLLSRFRLSAVAGRPANTYSGGMRRRLDLAAALVGSPPLVVLDEPTTGLDPESRLDTWDAVGELVAGGTTILLTTQYLEEADRLADRITVIDRGQVVAEGTSDELKAAAGNRIVVCVAEDHQLDAAARAAAQATGAAPTVDRRARRVEAAAADGPAALGRALTALEDEGVDVLEIGLSRSTLDDVFLGLTSRARQKAA
- a CDS encoding ABC transporter permease, which encodes MSTPTDVHRTGSPHHGAPGTGLPPTAIPTRARRNPALRVVAQSADLALRNLLHLRRTPGLLISCLVEPVVYAMLIGYVFGNSLGGTAYREYMVAGLIAQTVAFTTTFTTVGLSRDLDQGMVDRFRTLPISRVALLLGRTTSDLTTCVASVAVTTVCGLLMGWRPHTGPVEVAAGVLLVLLFSFAMSWIGVFVALITPNAQVAGSLGIIWLFPATFISSGFVSGATLPGPLSTLAAWNPITSLANALRRFFGNTPPPGFPVQRAWPAHHPALYTVGCSVLVIAVFITLSTWRYRTRTSR
- a CDS encoding LLM class F420-dependent oxidoreductase → MTVPTLRLGLNLGYWVGGNDASNIPLAFLAENLGYSAVWVSEAYGSDAVTLLSWIAARTSRIDVGSAVLQIPARSPAMTAMTAATLDTLSGGRLRLGLGVSGPQVSEGWHGVRFASPLGRTREYVDLVRRALRREPLAYEGSHFTLPLPDGPGKPLALTIRPPRERIPVYLAALGPRNLELAGEIADGWLPVFFSPDHAAQQLAPLRAGLAKSGRTLDGFDIAPGVPLVTGPDWRACARRVRGYAALYLGGMGGRADNHYTQLAERMGFGPEARAVQERFLAGDYPGAMAAVPLEFLDATSLLGPRERIAERMTAFAEAGATTLNVMPVGPGLPGPDRAATALRTAVEAAELAGLLASGPVPNAPASDSPRPQGPFNSQGDSRIHDHA
- a CDS encoding thioesterase II family protein, with amino-acid sequence MTTHDTTKLICLPYAGAGASFYRPWTALAGDTVEIVPLQLPGRERLIDEEPYRNVPQAVDGLLAELRDRLGADGTKVALFGHSLGAVLAYELAHRLAAEPGVELVHLFVSGSPEPGRGRERRATALTDEDFLARVGEFAGYHHPALDDPEMREMILPALRADVEMHENYVPSTDLPLNAPLTVVRGEDDDLVDYDDAESWSKVAGHDFEHVEVPGGHMYLTDAAPALVRLIVSTVL
- a CDS encoding SDR family oxidoreductase — its product is MRLHGKSVLVTGAARGLGRATALACAAEGADLTLLDICADLPGVPYPLGTPGQLEHTAALCREAGAAVLTTVADIRDIQAVREAVTLAEDRFGRIDVAVNNAGIAAPSGKPVHEIGEEEWSLMIDVDLSGAWRVIREVGKAMSARRAGSIVNVASTAGLVGYRHFAGYVAAKHAVVGLTKAAALDYAPTKVRVNAVCPGSVRDDAQAEGRMLAEIARALEVPVHEHEKTFVEAQPMNALIEPEDVAAAVVFLASDESRQITGSVLTVDGGFSIR
- a CDS encoding amino acid adenylation domain-containing protein, encoding MSAPLHPAAHCHAVRVRSDRSPYPTAPPGLWIEDVPVPAADPLAERRRAAELARPADGLRRVLLRYADGPCDLILVAPRDQWDGTALGRLAAGESAGPDRSRPGPEAPASASAPAPAPSWGLGDDGPTVPHLFSLADGGHGGDESSWLTALAVTLRRYDPETTPVVGTDHGTFTVAEAPTLGELKPSPADGPALAGLLFGEAELPGAYVPCLAPPFPLTLSVFRDADGWQLRCDHLGSHVSSEIAAQFARHLIRVHRHILSSPRTAVDDVDLLDDAERDRVAALGRPSRHLVTAPMTVPEAFARIAAATPDRIAVTEGGAGLTYRELDDERSTLLAHGLRHRGVTNGDRVGVCLERTAELVVTLLAVLKAGATYVPVDPAYPADRIAHTARDASLGVVITRLAGFPDVAGCRPMTPDELLATATEYGEATGPRTSVAPDAAAYVIYTSGSTGRPKGVEVPHRNVIALIDATRDEYGFGTDDVWTWFHSSAFDFSVWEIWGCLLTGGRLVVVPYFVSREPDRFRDLLVSENVTVLSQTPSAFAQLLDVDHTQVAVRLVVFGGEPLDVRMLLPWFDRHPESVCRLVNMFGITETTVHVTEQTLTRRLALAATRSVGRALPGWHLYVTDPAGRLLPPGVAGEICVGGAGVALGYLGQEELTARRFVPDPFTDGTMYRSGDLGRLRPDGRLEHLGRIDSQVKIRGFRIELEEIRAVLLEDPDVRTAAVLVRRDDPADAATARIDAYVVLSSGGDPAAVRKRAAGTLPEYMLPATVTALDTLPLTANGKLDTARLPAPAAPTAPARDTDPVTAGDDLAEQLRDIWSEVLGVPVGLDDDFFELGGNSLFAVRIGAALRARGLPSLRLRELYRHPTIRETAVTLASSDS